Proteins from a single region of Pangasianodon hypophthalmus isolate fPanHyp1 chromosome 7, fPanHyp1.pri, whole genome shotgun sequence:
- the loxl3a gene encoding lysyl oxidase homolog 3A isoform X2 → MVSVWDVGLILGCIWLPSCLCQTVSPQAGKLKFRLAGYPRKHNEGRVEIFYNSEWGTICDDDFTLTNAHVLCRHLGFVSAISWSHSAKYGAGTGKIWLDNVICTGSESSIENCVSRGWGNSDCSHEEDAGVVCKDERLPGFLEDNIIEMQVDENRLKEIRLHPVSAQLPTTEGVVEVKDKNGWVHICDIGWTTKNSRVVCGMMGFPKGKTMAKRTHSHNSVYRIHSVACSGNEAHLSACTMVFSKNTSTPCPGGGPAAVSCVPGPQFTQGHRHKSKRNRRSKVRLKGGARTGEGRVEVLKGSVWGTVCDDHWSLQSASVLCRELGFGTAKEALTDARMGQGTGRIYMNEVRCRGDEKSLWDCPHNNVTTEKCKHTEDASVKCNVPYISVEKRIRLTGGRTQLEGRVEILATNAEVLGEWGLICGDDWTSREAMVACRQLGLGHASSGLRIRMVRGRKDHEVRVVVQVGSRWSTREAMEACRHLGLGYALHANTETWYWDSSNVTEMVMSGVKCRGDEMTLTECQHHSVVSCKKAGAAFAAGVICTDTAPDLVLNAPLVEHSVYIEDRPLHLLYCAAEENCLSKSAANANWPYGQRRLLRFSSEIHNVGQADFRPRLSRHAWVWHECHRHYHSMDIFTNYDLLDLNGTKVADGHKASFCLEDTDCNEGVSKQYACANFGEQGITVGCWDTYRHDIDCQWIDITDVKPGNYILQVILNPNFEVAESDFTNNAMRCNCKYDGHRIWLHKCHLGDSYSEEAEKEFELYPGQLNNQIL, encoded by the exons ATGGTGAGTGTTTGGGATGTAGGGCTGATACTGGGTTGTATATGGCTCCCCTCCTGCTTGTGTCAGACTGTCTCTCCTCAAGCTGGCAAACTAAAGTTCCGTCTTGCTGGCTACCCGCGCAAACACAACGAGGGCCGGGTGGAGATCTTCTATAACAGCGAGTGGGGCACAATCTGTGATGATGACTTCACTCTGACTAATGCCCATGTGCTCTGTCGCCATCTAGGATTTGTGAGTGCTATCAGTTGGTCACATAGTGCCAAGTACGGAGCGGGCACAG GTAAGATTTGGCTGGATAACGTAATATGCACAGGCTCAGAAAGCAGCATTGAGAATTGTGTGTCTCGAGGGTGGGGCAACAGTGACTGCTCTCATGAGGAGGATGCAGGGGTCGTCTGTAAAGATGAGAGGCTACCTGGGTTTTTGGAGGACAACATCATTGAG ATGCAGGTGGATGAGAACAGATTGAAAGAGATCCGCTTGCATCCTGTCAGTGCCCAATTGCCTACTACTGAGGGTGTGGTGGAGGTGAAGGATAAAAATGGCTGGGTTCACATCTGTGACATCGGCTGGACCACCAAAAACTCCCGTGTGGTCTGTGGGATGATGGGGTTTCCCAAAGGCAAGACTATGGCAAAGAGGACACACAG TCACAATAGTGTGTATAGGATCCACTCTGTGGCCTGCAGTGGGAATGAAGCTCATCTCTCTGCCTGCACCATGGTGTTCAGTAAGAACACTAGCACCCCCTGTCCTGGTGGAGGCCCTGCTGCAGTCAGTTGTGTGCCTGGACCCCAGTTCACTCAAGGTCACAGACACAAGAGCAAGCGAAACCGTAGA TCTAAGGTGCGTCTAAAGGGTGGTGCGAGGACAGGGGAAGGCCGGGTGGAGGTGCTGAAGGGCTCTGTGTGGGGTACAGTGTGTGATGACCACTGGAGCTTGCAGTCGGCTAGCGTGCTATGCAGAGAATTGGGCTTCGGTACTGCTAAAGAGGCTCTGACTGATGCACGCATGGGCCAAG GCACAGGACGCATCTACATGAATGAGGTACGGTGCCGTGGGGATGAGAAGAGCTTGTGGGATTGCCCTCATAACAATGTCACTACTGAGAAGTGCAAACACACGGAGGATGCCTCAGTCAAGTGCAACGTCCCTTACATCAGCGTTGAAAAAAGG ATCCGTCTGACCGGAGGCCGTACACAGCTGGAGGGCCGTGTGGAGATTCTGGCCACTAATGCTGAGGTTTTAGGGGAGTGGGGCCTGATCTGTGGGGATGACTGGACTTCTCGAGAGGCCATGGTAGCATGCAGGCAGCTGGGACTGGGACATGCCAGCAGTGGCCTCAGA ATCCGTATGGTCAGGGGCAGGAAGGACCACGAGGTCAGGGTGGTGGTACAGGTTGGCTCCAGATGGAGCACTAGGGAGGCCATGGAGGCCTGCCGTCATCTAGGCCTTGGTTATGCCCTGCATGCAAACAC GGAAACCTGGTACTGGGACAGCAGTAACGTGACTGAGATGGTGATGAGTGGTGTGAAGTGTCGTGGAGACGAGATGACTCTAACTGAGTGTCAGCACCATAGTGTTGTCAGCTGTAAGAAGGCAGGAGCTGCATTTGCTGCTGGAGTtatctgcacagaca CGGCACCAGACCTGGTCCTGAATGCCCCTCTTGTGGAGCACAGTGTCTACATAGAAGACCGGCCGCTGCATTTGCTCTACTGTGCAGCAGAGGAAAACTGTCTCTCTAAATCTGCAGCCAATGCCAACTGGCCATACGGACAGAGGCGTCTACTTCGCTTTTCCTCAGAGATCCACAACGTGGGCCAGGCCGATTTCCGTCCCCGTTTGAGCCGTCATGCCTGGGTGTGGCATGAATGCCACAG GCACTATCACAGCATGGATATCTTTACCAACTACGACCTGCTGGATCTCAATGGCACAAAAGTGGCAGATGGTCACAAAGCCAGCTTCTGCCTCGAGGACACAGACTGCAATGAAG GTGTTTCAAAACAATATGCGTGTGCCAACTTTGGTGAGCAGGGCATCACAGTTGGCTGCTGGGACACGTACAGACATGATATAGACTGCCAGTGGATTGATATCACTGATGTTAAACCAGGAAACTACATACTGCAG GTTATACTAAACCCCAATTTTGAGGTAGCAGAAAGTGACTTCACCAATAATGCAATGCGCTGCAATTGCAAATACGATGGCCATCGAATCTGGCTGCATAAATGCCACTTAG GTGATTCATACAGCGAAGAAGCAGAGAAGGAGTTTGAACTTTATCCTGGCCAGCTGAATAATCAGATCTTATAA
- the tubb4b gene encoding tubulin beta-4b chain, which yields MREIVHLQAGQCGNQIGAKFWEVISDEHGIDPTGSYHGDSDLQLDRINVYYNEATGGKYVPRAVLVDLEPGTMDSVRSGPFGQIFRPDNFVFGQSGAGNNWAKGHYTEGAELVDSVLDVVRKEAESCDCLQGFQLTHSLGGGTGSGMGTLLISKIREEYPDRIMNTFSVVPSPKVSDTVVEPYNATLSVHQLVENTDETYCIDNEALYDICFRTLKLTTPTYGDLNHLVSATMSGVTTCLRFPGQLNADLRKLAVNMVPFPRLHFFMPGFAPLTSRGSQQYRALTVPELTQQMFDAKNMMAACDPRHGRYLTVAAVFRGRMSMKEVDEQMLNVQNKNSSYFVEWIPNNVKTAVCDIPPRGLKMAATFIGNSTAIQELFKRISEQFTAMFRRKAFLHWYTGEGMDEMEFTEAESNMNDLVSEYQQYQDATAEDEGEFEEEGEEELA from the exons ATGAGGGAGATTGTTCATTTGCAAGCAGGACAGTGCGGCAACCAAATTGGTGCCAAG TTCTGGGAAGTCATAAGTGACGAGCATGGGATTGACCCTACAGGCAGTTACCATGGTGACAGTGATCTTCAGCTGGACAGAATTAATGTATACTACAATGAAGCTACAG GTGGAAAGTATGTCCCCCGTGCTGTGCTGGTAGATCTGGAGCCGGGTACCATGGACTCTGTGAGGTCTGGACCTTTCGGGCAAATTTTCAGGCCTGACAACTTTGTTTTTG GCCAGAGTGGTGCTGGTAATAACTGGGCCAAGGGCCACTACACAGAAGGTGCTGAGCTGGTGGACTCAGTCTTGGATGTGGTGCGTAAGGAGGCTGAGAGCTGCGACTGCCTGCAGGGTTTccagctcactcactcactgggTGGTGGTACTGGCTCAGGCATGGGCACCCTGCTCATCAGCAAAATCCGTGAGGAGTATCCTGACCGCATTATGAACACCTTCAGCGTTGTCCCCTCACCCAAAGTCTCCGATACAGTGGTGGAGCCTTACAATGCCACACTGTCTGTCCACCAGCTAGTAGAGAACACGGACGAGACGTACTGCATTGACAACGAAGCCCTGTATGACATCTGCTTCCGTACCCTCAAGCTCACAACACCAACCTATGGTGACCTTAACCACTTAGTCTCTGCCACCATGAGTGGAGTCACAACATGTCTGAGGTTCCCTGGGCAGCTCAATGCTGACCTGCGCAAACTGGCTGTCAACATGGTGCCCTTCCCCCGTCTGCACTTCTTCATGCCTGGTTTTGCCCCACTGACCAGCAGGGGTAGCCAGCAATACCGTGCTCTCACTGTACCTGAATTAACCCAGCAGATGTTTGATGCCAAGAACATGATGGCTGCTTGCGACCCACGCCACGGCCGCTACCTCACGGTGGCTGCCGTTTTCCGCGGCCGCATGTCCATGAAGGAGGTGGATGAGCAGATGCTCAATGTGCAGAACAAGAACAGCAGCTACTTTGTTGAATGGATCCCCAACAACGTGaagacagctgtgtgtgacaTCCCACCCCGTGGCCTGAAGATGGCTGCCACCTTCATTGGGAACAGCACTGCCATCCAGGAGCTGTTCAAGCGCATCTCCGAGCAGTTCACAGCCATGTTCAGACGCAAGGCTTTCCTGCACTGGTACACAGGTGAGGGTATGGATGAGATGGAGTTCACAGAGGCTGAGAGCAACATGAATGACCTGGTGTCAGAGTACCAGCAGTACCAGGATGCGACTGCTGAAGATGAAGGAGAGTTTGAGGAGGAGGGAGAAGAGGAGCTggcttaa
- the LOC113529110 gene encoding lipid droplet-regulating VLDL assembly factor AUP1, translated as MLKQLLATEIGIVSTQITKADKAEHIKRKRHTVSHTTHLDLGARPRTAAQGFLGSSTGAEDPRVVRMAHQVKEVLPDVPLSVITRDLYVT; from the exons atgctgaaacag CTTCTGGCCACTGAGATCGGTATTGTTTCAACACAGATCACCAAAGCAGACAAAGCTGAGCACATCAAAAGGAAAAGGCACACGGTTTCCCACACTACGCACCTGG ATTTGGGGGCCAGACCTCGTACTGCGGCGCAGGGTTTTCTGGGCTCGAGCACCGGAGCAGAGGATCCTAGAGTGGTGCGGATGGCACATCAGGTGAAGGAAGTGCTACCAGATGTCCCTCTGAGTGTTATCACCAGAGATCTGT ACGTTACATAG
- the loxl3a gene encoding lysyl oxidase homolog 3A isoform X1, whose protein sequence is MVSVWDVGLILGCIWLPSCLCQTVSPQAGKLKFRLAGYPRKHNEGRVEIFYNSEWGTICDDDFTLTNAHVLCRHLGFVSAISWSHSAKYGAGTGKIWLDNVICTGSESSIENCVSRGWGNSDCSHEEDAGVVCKDERLPGFLEDNIIEMQVDENRLKEIRLHPVSAQLPTTEGVVEVKDKNGWVHICDIGWTTKNSRVVCGMMGFPKGKTMAKRTHSHNSVYRIHSVACSGNEAHLSACTMVFSKNTSTPCPGGGPAAVSCVPGPQFTQGHRHKSKRNRRSKVRLKGGARTGEGRVEVLKGSVWGTVCDDHWSLQSASVLCRELGFGTAKEALTDARMGQGTGRIYMNEVRCRGDEKSLWDCPHNNVTTEKCKHTEDASVKCNVPYISVEKRIRLTGGRTQLEGRVEILATNAEVLGEWGLICGDDWTSREAMVACRQLGLGHASSGLRETWYWDSSNVTEMVMSGVKCRGDEMTLTECQHHSVVSCKKAGAAFAAGVICTDTAPDLVLNAPLVEHSVYIEDRPLHLLYCAAEENCLSKSAANANWPYGQRRLLRFSSEIHNVGQADFRPRLSRHAWVWHECHRHYHSMDIFTNYDLLDLNGTKVADGHKASFCLEDTDCNEGVSKQYACANFGEQGITVGCWDTYRHDIDCQWIDITDVKPGNYILQVILNPNFEVAESDFTNNAMRCNCKYDGHRIWLHKCHLGDSYSEEAEKEFELYPGQLNNQIL, encoded by the exons ATGGTGAGTGTTTGGGATGTAGGGCTGATACTGGGTTGTATATGGCTCCCCTCCTGCTTGTGTCAGACTGTCTCTCCTCAAGCTGGCAAACTAAAGTTCCGTCTTGCTGGCTACCCGCGCAAACACAACGAGGGCCGGGTGGAGATCTTCTATAACAGCGAGTGGGGCACAATCTGTGATGATGACTTCACTCTGACTAATGCCCATGTGCTCTGTCGCCATCTAGGATTTGTGAGTGCTATCAGTTGGTCACATAGTGCCAAGTACGGAGCGGGCACAG GTAAGATTTGGCTGGATAACGTAATATGCACAGGCTCAGAAAGCAGCATTGAGAATTGTGTGTCTCGAGGGTGGGGCAACAGTGACTGCTCTCATGAGGAGGATGCAGGGGTCGTCTGTAAAGATGAGAGGCTACCTGGGTTTTTGGAGGACAACATCATTGAG ATGCAGGTGGATGAGAACAGATTGAAAGAGATCCGCTTGCATCCTGTCAGTGCCCAATTGCCTACTACTGAGGGTGTGGTGGAGGTGAAGGATAAAAATGGCTGGGTTCACATCTGTGACATCGGCTGGACCACCAAAAACTCCCGTGTGGTCTGTGGGATGATGGGGTTTCCCAAAGGCAAGACTATGGCAAAGAGGACACACAG TCACAATAGTGTGTATAGGATCCACTCTGTGGCCTGCAGTGGGAATGAAGCTCATCTCTCTGCCTGCACCATGGTGTTCAGTAAGAACACTAGCACCCCCTGTCCTGGTGGAGGCCCTGCTGCAGTCAGTTGTGTGCCTGGACCCCAGTTCACTCAAGGTCACAGACACAAGAGCAAGCGAAACCGTAGA TCTAAGGTGCGTCTAAAGGGTGGTGCGAGGACAGGGGAAGGCCGGGTGGAGGTGCTGAAGGGCTCTGTGTGGGGTACAGTGTGTGATGACCACTGGAGCTTGCAGTCGGCTAGCGTGCTATGCAGAGAATTGGGCTTCGGTACTGCTAAAGAGGCTCTGACTGATGCACGCATGGGCCAAG GCACAGGACGCATCTACATGAATGAGGTACGGTGCCGTGGGGATGAGAAGAGCTTGTGGGATTGCCCTCATAACAATGTCACTACTGAGAAGTGCAAACACACGGAGGATGCCTCAGTCAAGTGCAACGTCCCTTACATCAGCGTTGAAAAAAGG ATCCGTCTGACCGGAGGCCGTACACAGCTGGAGGGCCGTGTGGAGATTCTGGCCACTAATGCTGAGGTTTTAGGGGAGTGGGGCCTGATCTGTGGGGATGACTGGACTTCTCGAGAGGCCATGGTAGCATGCAGGCAGCTGGGACTGGGACATGCCAGCAGTGGCCTCAGA GAAACCTGGTACTGGGACAGCAGTAACGTGACTGAGATGGTGATGAGTGGTGTGAAGTGTCGTGGAGACGAGATGACTCTAACTGAGTGTCAGCACCATAGTGTTGTCAGCTGTAAGAAGGCAGGAGCTGCATTTGCTGCTGGAGTtatctgcacagaca CGGCACCAGACCTGGTCCTGAATGCCCCTCTTGTGGAGCACAGTGTCTACATAGAAGACCGGCCGCTGCATTTGCTCTACTGTGCAGCAGAGGAAAACTGTCTCTCTAAATCTGCAGCCAATGCCAACTGGCCATACGGACAGAGGCGTCTACTTCGCTTTTCCTCAGAGATCCACAACGTGGGCCAGGCCGATTTCCGTCCCCGTTTGAGCCGTCATGCCTGGGTGTGGCATGAATGCCACAG GCACTATCACAGCATGGATATCTTTACCAACTACGACCTGCTGGATCTCAATGGCACAAAAGTGGCAGATGGTCACAAAGCCAGCTTCTGCCTCGAGGACACAGACTGCAATGAAG GTGTTTCAAAACAATATGCGTGTGCCAACTTTGGTGAGCAGGGCATCACAGTTGGCTGCTGGGACACGTACAGACATGATATAGACTGCCAGTGGATTGATATCACTGATGTTAAACCAGGAAACTACATACTGCAG GTTATACTAAACCCCAATTTTGAGGTAGCAGAAAGTGACTTCACCAATAATGCAATGCGCTGCAATTGCAAATACGATGGCCATCGAATCTGGCTGCATAAATGCCACTTAG GTGATTCATACAGCGAAGAAGCAGAGAAGGAGTTTGAACTTTATCCTGGCCAGCTGAATAATCAGATCTTATAA